Sequence from the Clostridium botulinum genome:
TCCAACTAACCAATTTAATGATTTATGTCGTTCCAATACAACACCCTTGTCCATTTTAGCTGTATATATTTAATTTCGTTCAATCCCAAGAAAAATTTCCCCCTTTTGTAAATTTTATTATAAATATCATTATAACTATTTAAAAGCTTATAGGTTTTTGAATAAACAAAATTTATAAAAAATAAATAATATCCTCTTAGCTAAAGATAACTATTCTAAAGCAAAATATCTAAGGTGGCAAAACACCACTTTAGATATTTCTAGTAATCTTATATTTTTGCATAAAAAATTCCCATGTATAAGATTAACTCTTGTACATGGGGAAACATATAATTCTAATCTATCTTTGATTTGAATATCTAAGTACTATAACTCTATTACTTATTAGATATTCTAGTACTATTCCAATATCTTTTTCACTTGATCTTCTGATATATTACATTCTTTGGCTATTTCAGATATTGCATATCCTTGCATTGAAAGCTTTAATACTTTTTTGGTTAAAATAATTCCTTCTTCTCTTCCTTCTTCTCTTCCCACTTCCCTTCCTTCTTCAATTTTTTCTCTATCTCTTTCTAGTAAAGTCATAAATTCCACCTCCACTGAAATATCATTTTTAACTTTTTGCACTCTTCTATGTATATTTTTCACTAGATTTCCTTTAGAATTTCTTATTGTATCATCTGTTGAATTTTCTACATATTCTAGAAATTCTAATAATTCTTCACTTAAATCATTCATAATTCCTTTTGTATTTAATATTATTTTTTGTGCTTCATCATTTAACATTAAACTGTTATCTTCTAAACATACATTTTGAAACGTATATTTATGACGACCTTTATTAAATAAATCAAATGTGCAGATAAATATTATATAACTTTTTGTAAGTTTTCTATAATCTTCACCCTTACTTATTAAGTCTAAATCAATACTTCCTTGATAATATCTTAATCTTTTAGGTAA
This genomic interval carries:
- a CDS encoding DUF4272 domain-containing protein encodes the protein MDKGVVLERHKSLNWLVGYNENAEWDKVGTDT
- a CDS encoding Rpn family recombination-promoting nuclease/putative transposase; this encodes MNKTLKELNLEDDFLFAKVMSDKDICKELLEKILEVDIEKVEIIEEQKTIDLLLESKGIRLDVYVKDENNTIYNVEMQRGKHKNLPKRLRYYQGSIDLDLISKGEDYRKLTKSYIIFICTFDLFNKGRHKYTFQNVCLEDNSLMLNDEAQKIILNTKGIMNDLSEELLEFLEYVENSTDDTIRNSKGNLVKNIHRRVQKVKNDISVEVEFMTLLERDREKIEEGREVGREEGREEGIILTKKVLKLSMQGYAISEIAKECNISEDQVKKILE